The following is a genomic window from Armatimonadota bacterium.
ATCCCGCGCGTTGACACCGATCCCCGCCCGGGCGTCAAGTCATCGTGATGCGCCCTTACCGCTGCCCGATCTCCTCCGCCTCATACCCCTCCGCGCGCTGGCGGTAGACATTGTGCCAGCCCAACTCGCGCATCAGAGCCTTGGTCTCTGGACGGGCGAACTCGTTGGCAAGTGTGTTGGTCACGACTGCCCGCAGCGCGTTGGTCCCCGGTCTGAGGTATGGGCCGATAGGAAAACGATACGGCGGCCAGACCTCCGTGCCGACCCGCTGGTCGTTCACCCACAACTCGACAACACGGCGCACCTGCCCGAGATCGAGCGTGACGTCGCCCGGCTCATCGGCGTCCCACGCTGCGGTGTACTCGACGCGCCCCGAGAAGTAGGGATCCACCGTCCGCCAACCGTCGAAGGCCAGCGGGCGATGAACGTCATGCATCGAGACGGGTGTAATGCCGTTCTCGCTCACGGAGAGCCGCTCCAACGGCCGCGCCGACCATGTGAGATCGCGGGCGCGGACGATGCGTCCGCGCTTGCGCGGCGGGGATGCCAGGCGTCTGGCCGCGCCCGTGCGATCGAGAAGCAGCAGCGCCGAGCCCCAGGGGTCGAGGCGCAGGCCCACGCTCACGCGCCCGTTTCTCCGGGAGCGCCGGATGGCCGTGACGTCGCCGGTTCCGGGATCGCACAGGTAAGGTCTGTCCGATTCGTCAATGTCCAGCGACAAACTGAGCGGTTCATCTACTTCACTCGTCAGAAAGACGATGTCGTAGTTCGCCGTGATTCGTCGGCAGCAGCGCACCGCGGAGCGGGCTGGGGTCAGACGAGCCGTCGGGCCGACCTCGGCGGCGGCGAGCTGTGCAACTTGCTCCTCATTATCCGCCTGACGCACGGCGCGCCACGCGCGATCGAGCAGGTCTGTGTCCTCAGGCGCGTCGGCTGCGATGGAGGGTCGCCCGACCCCGGCCGCCACCACCCCGGCTTCTGTCGCGGCGGCGATTTGACGAAGGCCGGCGGCAGGCACGGCATAGCACCGCGGGATAAGCAGCGCTTCGTAGCGCATCGGGCCGACGCGCAGGCCGCCGTCGTCTAGCACGGCATCGGCGAGCGCGTCATCGCCAAGATAGTCAAAATCAACCTGAAGGGAAAGCAAGGCGTCCGCCAGGGCCGCCAGCGACTGTTCGGCGGCNNNNNNNNNNNNNNNNNNNNNNNNNNNNNNNNNNNNNNNNNNNNNNNNNNNNNNNNNNNNNNNNNNNNNNNNNNNNNNNNNNNNNNNNNNNNNNNNNNNNGAGCAAAGGCGTGCCGGTTTCGACACAGTGGAAATGAGCCTGTCGAAGGAATCCGCGCGGGATGAGGCGACCCGATGCCTCCGATGCCATCTCTATGACAAGTCACCGTAGTGCCGCAACGGGCGGTTCAGCCTGTGGGGTCTGCAATACACTCGGATGGCCGACACTCGGTCATTTTGAGCGAAGCGAAGAATCGAGCTGCTAGATCGTTCAATTCGCTCAGGATGACGAATAATGCGAACGAGAGGCGCAGGGAGATAGGCACATGGTTGCTTTGACCATTGACGAGCGACGCTTGCAAGTGGAAGAAGGGGCGACGGTACTTCAGGCGGCCAGGCAACTGGGCATCGAGATACCGACCCTGTGCTATCACGAAGCGATAGAGCCCTATACGGCCTGCCGTCTGTGCATTGTGGAGGTGACGGACGAGCGCGGGAGAAAGCTGGCGCCCTCCTGTGGGTATCCGGTTCAAGAGGGCATGGTGGTCAGAACGGATACTCCGGAGGTGCTGGAAGCACGGAAGGTGATAGTTGAGCTTCTGCTCGCCAGGTGCCCACAGGTGGAGAAACTCAGGGAGCTTGCGGATCAGCTCGGTGTGGGCAAGCCTCGATTCGAGCCGGACAAGGACGACGAGAAGTGCATCCTGTGCGGATTGTGCGTGCGCGCATGCCAGGAGGTCGTGGGCGTGAGCGCAATCAACTTCCTCAATCGAGGGCCCGACCGCATCGTGACCACGCCGTATGACATGCCGTCGGATGTGTGTATAGCATGCGGCGCGTGTGCGCAGGTGTGTCCGACGGGGGCCATTAGACTGGACGGTGAGGACGTTCTGCGGCACCGCGAACTCGACCTCGGGCCACCGAAGGCCATCCATGTCCCCTTCGCGCAGGCGGTGCCCAACGCGCCAATAATCGACACCCAATCGTGCATCCACGCGAAGACCGGCTTCTGCAAGGTATGCGACAAGTTTTGCGAGCCGGGCGCCATCAACCACGACATGGAGGACGAGTCGGAGGAGATCGAGGTCGGAAGCATTATTCTGGCTACCGGATTTGAGCCTTTCGATTGCTCGGCGCTGCTCCAATACGGCTACGGCAGGCTGCCGAACGTGATAACCGGGCTGGAGTTCGAACTGATGAGCAATGCCGGCGGTCCTACGGGCGGCAAGATACTGACCGAGGATGGCAAGGCTCCGGCCAGCGTCGGGATTCTCCACTGCATCGGAAGCCGCGACGAGAACTACAACGAGTATTGCTCTCGCGTGTGCTGCATGTATGCGATGAAGTTCGCACACCTGGTCAGAGAGAAGACGCACGGCGACGTCTATGAGTTCTACATTGATCTGCGCGCGTTCGGCAAGGGATATGAGGAGTTCTACAAGCGGTGCCTCCGCGAGGACGTGATATTCATCCGGGGGAAGGGCGCGGAAGTGACCGACGTTTGTGAGACCCCCGAGGAGAGAGGTAAGCTGGTCATCATCTGCGAGGACACGCTGCTCGGCGAGGTGCGCAGGATTCCGGTGGACATGGTGATCCTGGCGACGGGGTTAGTGCCGCGGAAGGACGCTGCGGAGGTCGGCAGACGCTTCTCTGTCGGGCGGAGCAAGGACGGTTTCTTCCTGGAGCAGCATCCTAAGCTCGCTCCCATATCGACCGCTTCAGACGGCATCTTCTTGGCGGGCGCGTGCCAGGGACCCAAGGACATTCCGGATAGTGTGGCTCAGGGGGCGGCAGCGGCTGGTGCGGCTCTGTCCCTGTCTGGGGCAGGGGTGATTCATCTGGAGCCTATCACGTCCGCTATCGATGACAAGGTGTGCGGCGGCTGCAAGATCTGCATCAGCGTGTGTCCGTATGGCGCCATTACGTTTGACGATGAGAACAAGGTTTCCGTCGTGACCGAGGCTCTGTGCAAGGGCTGTGGAAGCTGCGCCTCCGGTTGCCCGTCCGGTGCGGCGCGGCAAAGGCACTTCGCAGATAATCAGATCTTAGCGGAGATCGCCGGCGCGCTGATGGAAGGGACTTAATCCGGAGCATCCATGTCATTCTCAATGCAGTGAAGCGTGCCCGGCCAGGGAATCTCGCTTCCGCAAAAACGGACCTACGCTTTGTTGGGGCCAGAGGAGGGTTCAACACTGATGGCTGAGGGATTCCAACCAAGAATAGTCGGTTTCCTGTGCAGGTGGTGCTCGTATCTCGGCGCCGACCTGGCGGGGACGAGCCGCTTACAATACCCGCCGAACGTGGTTCCTATCCGAGTGATGTGTTCGGGGCGCGTCGATCCCTCTTTCGTGCTGCAGGCGTTGGCCGACGGGGCTGACGGCGTTCTTATCGCCGGCTGCCATCCAGGCGATTGCCACTACCAGGTCGGCAACTACCGTGCCGTGGCGCGTTACAGCTTGCTGGTGCGGATGTTGGAGCAATTTGGCATAGAGCAGGAAAGGGTCCGCCTGGAATGGGTGTCCGCCGCGGAGGGTGAAAAGTTCGCCTCGGTGATCGCGGACATGACGAAGCAAGTGCGGAGGCTCGGCCCACTCAACTGGCGAGCGGTGAAACATCCGGTTCCGGCGGACTAGTCGGAGGAAGGTTCATGGACAAGCTCAAGTTTGCGATATACTGGGCGGCTGCCTGCGGCGGCTGTGATGTGGCCATACTCGACATCAACGAGAAGATACTGGACGTCGCCGAGAACGTAGACATCGTTCTCTGGCCCCTGGCTCTGGACTTCAAATACAAGGACGTCGCAGCCCTGCCGGAAAAATCGGTGGATGTGTGTCTGTTCAACGGAGCGGTGCGGAATTCGGAGCAAGAGGAGATTGCCAAGCTCCTCAGGGCTAAGAGCAAGGTGCTGGTTGCGTTCGGGGCCTGCGCGTGCTTCGGCGGCATTCCGAGTCTGGGTAACGTGTCCAATCGGGAGAAGATATTCCGCAAGGTGTACCACGATACATTGTCGACCGTGAACACGGACACCGTCGTTCCCCGCACCACGCATGAGGTGCCTGAGGGGGAGCTCACGCTTCCAGAGTTCTACGATGTTGTCAGGAGCCTTGCGCAGGTGATTCCCGTGGAGTACTTCATCCCCGGATGTCCGCCCCCGGTGGATCTGATTCTCACCGCGGTGACGGCCATTTTGAAGGGCGAGCTGCCCCCTGCCGGCGCAACCATCGCGTCGGAGAAAGTCCTCTGTGATGAGTGCGAGCGGGAGCGGTCGGAAGAGAAGACGGTCAAGCAGTTCAAGCGGCCGTGGGAGATGATCCCCGATAGGGGCAAATGCTTCTTGGAGCAGGGCCTCGTCTGCGCCGGGCCCGGCACGAGGGGTGGCTGCGGTGCGAGGTGCGTGAACGTCAACATGCCTTGCCGGGGCTGTTTCGGAGCTCCGCCCGGCGTTCAGGATCAAGGGGCCAAGCTGCTGGCCGCGATGGCCTCGCTGGTGGCGTCGGATGATCCTCAAGAGATAGCGCGGGCAGTAGAAGGTATCGACGACCCGCTGGGCACGTTCTACAGGTTCGGATTGGCAAATTCCACTTTGGGAAGAGTGAAGTCGTGATGGCAAAAGAGCGCGCGACGCGGATAACCATTGACCCGGTGACCCGATTGGAAGGCCACGCGAAGATCGAGATATTCCTCGACGACGAGGGTGATGTCGAGAACGCGTATTTCCAGGTGCCGGAACTGAGAGGGTTCGAGGAGTTTTGCGCGGGCAGGCCGGTGGAGGAGCTGCCTCGCATCACGCCCAGGATTTGCGGTGTCTGTCCCGGCGCCCACCATATGGCCGCTTCGAAAGCGGTGGACGCGGTGTTTCACGTCGAGCCGCCGCCCGCCGGCAGGAAGCTGCGAGAGCTTTTCTACTGCGCGCACATGATCCACTCGCACATAGCCCACTTCTATGCCTTGGCGGCTCCCGACTTCGTGTTGGGGCCCCAGGCCGACCCCGCGCAGCGCAACATCCTTGGGATAGTGGCCAAAGTGGGCCTGGAAATCGGCGGCGAGGTGATAAAACACCGGGCCTACGCCCAGGACATTCAAGCGATGATCGGAGGCAAGGCGACCCACCCGGTCTGTGGTGTTCCCGGCGGCATGAGCAAGCCGATTGACGAGGAAGAGCGCAAGCGAATCGAGGACATGGCGAAGTCCACCGTGGAGTTCGCCAAGTTCTCTCTGCAGTTGTTCAATGATGTGGTTCTCAAGAACAAGGAATATGTGGACATCATCCTCGGCGACGTCTACACGATGCATAGCTACTACATGGGGCTGGTGGATGAGAAGAACAAGGTCAACTTCTACGAGGGAGACGTACGTGTCGTGGACCCCGAGGGAAAGGAATTCGCCAAGTTCAAACCGGCTCAGTATCTCGATCACGTCGGCGAGCATGTGGAGTCGTGGTCGTATCTGAAGTTCCCGTTCCTCAAGCAAGTCGGTTGGAAGGGCCTGGTCGAGGGCAACGACAGCGGCGTCTACCGGGTCGCTCCGCTGGCCAGGCTCAACGCCGCCGATGGAATGGCGACCGCGCTCGCGCAGGAGGCGTATGAGGCGATGTTCTCCACCCTCGGCGGCAAGCCCGTGCACGCAACACTGGCGAACCATTGGGCCAGGCTCGTGGAGTTGATGTATGCCGCGGAGCGGCTTCTGGAACTCTCGCAGGACCCGGAGATTACCAGCCCCGATGTGCGTAGCCTTCCGACCGCGACGCCCGACGAGGGGGTGGGCATCGTCGAGGCTCCGCGGGGAACTCTCTTCCACCACTACAAGACCGATCCGCGCGGCATGGTCACCGACGTGAACCTAATCGTGGCAACCGGCAACAATCACGCGGCGATCTGCATGTCCATTAAGAAGGCGGCTCAGGGGCTGATCAAGAAAGGACACGCTACCGAGGGACTGCTCAACATGGTGGAGATGGCGTTCCGAGCCTATGACCCCTGCTTCGGGTGCGCGACCCATGCGCTCCCTGGGGAGATGCCGCTCGTGGTTCGGATTCGCGACAGCGACGGCGCGCCTTTGCAGGAGATTGTCAGGTGAAGACGCTCATCTTGGGGCTTGGCAACGATCTCCTGTCAGACGACGCCGTAGGCCTCGAGGTCGTCCGGAGATTGAATCGGGAGGCCAAGACCCCGGAGATCGAGATAAGGGAAACTTGCGCCGCCAGCCTTGAACTCGTTGACTTCCTTGTCGGCTTCGATCGGGTCATCATCGTGGACGCCATCAAGACGGGAACCGGAAAGGTCGGCGATGTGCGTGTTCTCGACCCGAAGGACATGGAGAGCGGCAGGACTCCGACATCGTTGCACCACGTGGGCTTGGCCACAGTCCTCGCCGCGGGAAAAGCTCTCGGAGTCAACATGCCTACGCGCGTGCGCGTGTTCGGAATCGAGACGAACGAGTTCAGCGTGTTCGGCGGCCCGTGTTCTCCGGAGGTCGAAGCGGCTGTTCCCAAGGTCATTCATCTGATCCGCGCCGAACTGGACGGTTCGGTGGGCCGCCTAGCCTAACTTAAGCCGTTGTGAGATCAGGTGTCGTTGTCAAGGGCCCGTGAAACCACTCTGATTAGGCCCTGCGCTTGCCTTGGAGGCCAGTTCCTCCTATCATCTGAAGCCAACGGGCGGCGCCTCCGGGCGCCGCTTCCGC
Proteins encoded in this region:
- a CDS encoding 4Fe-4S dicluster domain-containing protein, translating into MVVRTDTPEVLEARKVIVELLLARCPQVEKLRELADQLGVGKPRFEPDKDDEKCILCGLCVRACQEVVGVSAINFLNRGPDRIVTTPYDMPSDVCIACGACAQVCPTGAIRLDGEDVLRHRELDLGPPKAIHVPFAQAVPNAPIIDTQSCIHAKTGFCKVCDKFCEPGAINHDMEDESEEIEVGSIILATGFEPFDCSALLQYGYGRLPNVITGLEFELMSNAGGPTGGKILTEDGKAPASVGILHCIGSRDENYNEYCSRVCCMYAMKFAHLVREKTHGDVYEFYIDLRAFGKGYEEFYKRCLREDVIFIRGKGAEVTDVCETPEERGKLVIICEDTLLGEVRRIPVDMVILATGLVPRKDAAEVGRRFSVGRSKDGFFLEQHPKLAPISTASDGIFLAGACQGPKDIPDSVAQGAAAAGAALSLSGAGVIHLEPITSAIDDKVCGGCKICISVCPYGAITFDDENKVSVVTEALCKGCGSCASGCPSGAARQRHFADNQILAEIAGALMEGT
- a CDS encoding hydrogenase iron-sulfur subunit, encoding MAEGFQPRIVGFLCRWCSYLGADLAGTSRLQYPPNVVPIRVMCSGRVDPSFVLQALADGADGVLIAGCHPGDCHYQVGNYRAVARYSLLVRMLEQFGIEQERVRLEWVSAAEGEKFASVIADMTKQVRRLGPLNWRAVKHPVPAD
- a CDS encoding oxidoreductase; the protein is MDKLKFAIYWAAACGGCDVAILDINEKILDVAENVDIVLWPLALDFKYKDVAALPEKSVDVCLFNGAVRNSEQEEIAKLLRAKSKVLVAFGACACFGGIPSLGNVSNREKIFRKVYHDTLSTVNTDTVVPRTTHEVPEGELTLPEFYDVVRSLAQVIPVEYFIPGCPPPVDLILTAVTAILKGELPPAGATIASEKVLCDECERERSEEKTVKQFKRPWEMIPDRGKCFLEQGLVCAGPGTRGGCGARCVNVNMPCRGCFGAPPGVQDQGAKLLAAMASLVASDDPQEIARAVEGIDDPLGTFYRFGLANSTLGRVKS
- a CDS encoding Ni/Fe hydrogenase subunit alpha, producing MAKERATRITIDPVTRLEGHAKIEIFLDDEGDVENAYFQVPELRGFEEFCAGRPVEELPRITPRICGVCPGAHHMAASKAVDAVFHVEPPPAGRKLRELFYCAHMIHSHIAHFYALAAPDFVLGPQADPAQRNILGIVAKVGLEIGGEVIKHRAYAQDIQAMIGGKATHPVCGVPGGMSKPIDEEERKRIEDMAKSTVEFAKFSLQLFNDVVLKNKEYVDIILGDVYTMHSYYMGLVDEKNKVNFYEGDVRVVDPEGKEFAKFKPAQYLDHVGEHVESWSYLKFPFLKQVGWKGLVEGNDSGVYRVAPLARLNAADGMATALAQEAYEAMFSTLGGKPVHATLANHWARLVELMYAAERLLELSQDPEITSPDVRSLPTATPDEGVGIVEAPRGTLFHHYKTDPRGMVTDVNLIVATGNNHAAICMSIKKAAQGLIKKGHATEGLLNMVEMAFRAYDPCFGCATHALPGEMPLVVRIRDSDGAPLQEIVR
- a CDS encoding hydrogenase maturation protease, giving the protein MKTLILGLGNDLLSDDAVGLEVVRRLNREAKTPEIEIRETCAASLELVDFLVGFDRVIIVDAIKTGTGKVGDVRVLDPKDMESGRTPTSLHHVGLATVLAAGKALGVNMPTRVRVFGIETNEFSVFGGPCSPEVEAAVPKVIHLIRAELDGSVGRLA